The following is a genomic window from Pectobacterium carotovorum.
GGTTCTCAGACCATGTTCGGTTGCTGTTATGCCACTCCAGTGCCACATGTTTGAAGGTTTTTTCTGGTGTGGAAGTGGTTCTTTCAGCAGAGCGCTGTTGTGCTGGATTGATATTTTGCGCGAGGAGTTTACGGATACCATCACGCTGTTGACGAGCATTAGCTAAAGACACGTCAGGGTAGGCGCCTAAGCCAAGGCGAGATTCTTTTCTATTGATACGATATTTGAGATACCAGAGACGTGAACCGCCTGGATTAACCAACAGGTACAGACCATGGGAATCGGAAATTTTGAAGGGTTTAGCGGATGGTTTTAAGTTGCGGATTTTTGTGTCGTTAAGAGACATTTGGGGGTCACTCCGTCATCGAACCAACATGACCCCAAATCTGACCACCAAATTCTCCCGATGCGGAGGAAAAACTAAAAATGCATCGGGAAGATTTTTCGCGCTAACTTATTGAATCTAAATCACATAAGGATTCGCAAAGAGGCATGAAAACAAGAATTTGGCTCCTCTGACTGGACTCGAACCAGTGACATACGGATTAACAGTCCGCCGTTCTACCGACTGAACTACAGAGGAATCGTGTGAACGGGGCGCATGATATCCGCCACCCGCGGTACTGTCAACGGCAAAATCAGCTTTATCGTCTGACTGTTTAGGCTATGTACAATTCGCTGTTTTTTTATGAGTTAGTAAATGGATGGCGCACGGTAATTCGTGCTGCTTTGCCAGCTTTTTAGACGGGCGAGCGGATCCTGCCGATAGAATTTTTGGAAGCAGCGGTATAGCTCGGGGAAACGCTCGTCGAGAAGTTCGGGGGCGCTGAAGAAGTATTCCGACAGCACCGCAAAGCACTCTGCCGGATCGTGGACGGCGTAGGGATCCATGCTGGCGGCCTCTTCGCCGACCAGATCGATTTCTTCCTGCAAGGCATCCATCGCGCCATGCAGATGCTGTTCCCAGACGGCAATCTCACGCAGCGGAATCAGGGGGACGCCCGTTGCTTCGCCGCTGCTGCGAATGTCCAGCTTGTGCGCGACTTCATGAATGATGAGGTTGAAACCGGAGAGATCGAAAGAGTCTTGTACTTCCTGCCAGTTGAGGACAATCGGTCCCTGATCCCAGCTTTGCCCAGACTGGACTATTTTTCCCGTATGCACGAGTCCGATGTCGTCTTGCCACTCTTCTTCAACAATAAACGGGCCGGGGTAAACCAGAACTTCGTGGAAGCCATCTAACGCATCCATTCCCAGCGACAACACCGGCAGGGAAAATAACAGAGCGATGCGCTGCTGCATGATTTCCGTTAACGCCAGTTCCTGCAACGGAATCAGGCGCTTTTGCTTCAGAAACTGATCGGCAAGAGTGACCAGTTGCTGAAGCTCTTCATCGCTTAAGGGCGCGAGAAGCGGGATGGAAATCGCAGCTTGCCAGTGTTCAAGCGTCTGCACCTGAGGTTGAGTGTTTTTCCACGGCCATTTAATCATTGTTATTGCTCGTTAAGTCGTCACTTGAATTTAAAGGCGAGGGCGTGTGTTGTTAAAATAACACAGCTGTTAAAATGCCGTAAAAGCGGGCATCATGGCAACTGCTAAACGGAGAGATGCCGGAGCGGCTGAACGGACCAGTCTCGAAAACTGGAGTAGGGGCAACTCTACCGGGGGTTCAAATCCCCCCCTCTCTCCGCCACTATTCAAACACTTACCGCGCGTTTAGTCTGTGACGCTTTCCACACTTGGCAGTGGCTTAAAGCGGGCAGCTCAAATCCCCTTCTTTACAACTGAGCATGCTTTTGAATTCTTTTACGCGCTCGGCGGTTTTCTGCGTCAGGCACTGGGAATACAGCATGCCATGGAGCGATCCCCCTTCTGTCGGGAAGGTCTGAAACTCACAGTCAGCATCGCGATAGGCAATCCATTTTCTCTGGGCTGACTTAAGCAATGCCTTGTGCTCTTCAATCACCAGACGTTTGACGACATCCTGATAGAGCCGATTAAGCTCGCCATCCACTTTTTTATACTCATCAGCCGCACACTGGCTCATGTCTAGCTGTGTGCTGGCGTTGCCACAGTCTGCTGCCGCGACTTGAGTTAGGGGCAGTAGAGCAAAGAGGGCAATCGCGAATTTTTTCATTTTTTATCCTTTATAAACAGCACTACGCATGAATCTCGATTATACCCAGCCAGGCTGTTAGCTGCACATAAGCTGAGCGGGGAGGACGCTGCGGTATCGCTTAACATTTGAGCAGGCTGACGTTTACGGCGCTATTCCTCCAATCAAATAGGGATATTTTCATCGAAAATCCTATACTGAATGCGCTGACATATCGTTTGCTTGGATGCATTGCATATTCATAACGACTGGGAGGGAAGAATATGAAAATTGAGACTGGAGAGAATAGCCTTTTTGCGCATCGTGCCTCGATCGCTAACTCAACGGCTCAGGCTGGTAATCAAGCCTCGTTTGCTGCTGTTTTAGCTGAAAAAACGCAGGAAACGAGTGCAAATAACGCTGCTGCCTCAGCTGCTCAGATTAAGAAATACGACTTCACGAATATGACGCCACAAGCGTTGACCGAAGCTGTAAATGGCCTGATCCAAAGTGGACAGATGGATCTCGACGAATCGTCACCATTGTTGGGGTTCATGGCTCCTACCGCGCTGTCTAAAGTCGTTTACGATGGCACCGCGCCCGCTTCATCGCACCAGCCTATGAACGTGTTCTCCAAAATTCAGGAAGGGATTGATGGCGCGCTATCACGTAATGAAAGGGCGAGCGCAGAAAGCTTGCAACGCGCTGCTGATGCGTTGCTTCGTTTTCAGGATAAAGCCGTAAAGGTTAATATGTTCGCGTAATGAAAAAGGCCAAGTGTGAATTGGCCTTTATTTATTGATGGGGACGTATTGATGGGAACGGAAAGAGATTATTGAATGCTGATCTGAGTGTACAGTGTATTCCAAGGAGCGTTGATTGAGGTGTCCTGGAATTTAAATATACCGTTCTGCGAGCCGTCAAGGTTGTAATATTTCATCCAGCCAACCACCGTGCCACCAACGGGACAAGGGAAAACGTAAGATGTCCCTACCACACAAATAGAATCATTCTGGTAATTCTTAGAATTTGCTAATTGGCCAGAGTTCATCCAGGCAATGGCATTACCGCCATAGCCAATTTCCTGTACGGCAACGCGAAGCTGTGCCCCTCCGTGATCGCACGTTGTTGAAAATTGGCCAACAGTAGTCATATATTCCCAATTGCAGTTTGATGAACCGACAGCATAGATAGCAATCCGACTCAGCGGTGGCGCAGGTGCCCGCAGCGCACCGTTTTGTGCAGGTGCCTCTCTTGTTTCTGAAATGGATAATACGCTGTTGCTTCCATCAAGTTGGGCGAAGGCTGTTTCGGCGAATTTAACTGGCGGGCCTTCTTTATCATTAAGACTGGATGTTTCTGAATAAGCATACGCGCTGAAAATCGTAGTCAGTGACAATAATAAAGGGAATGCGAATTTCTTTTTCATAACAATCTCCAATGTTAATCGCTGTTTTTAGATGCAAGTCCTTGCATCGCGATTAAGTTTAGAAAGTTAAATCGATTTTGCAAGGCACTCAGGAAATATAAATCCAGAGCGAGTTTAGTTATTTTGGGAGTTGTTTTTTCTCTGCTATGTATTTCAAATAATATGTTTTAACGGTTTTTCTTATTATTATAAATAATTAATTGAATTAATAATGAGGAGGGGTAATACGTGGCGTAACGCGTTCGGTCATCTTATCCATGGACTCAGGCATGAGTAAGTATCATGCGATATGCTCTGATAGATGGCAGTGTGGTTCTGAAACACCGGCTTTCATTTTCTCAGCAAAGATTAATCCCAATTGTTTTGATGAATACTGACAAATCCCGGACCCTGAGCTAGTTTCATAAGTAATCATCATGTTACGGAGGTTGATATGGGATTTTGGCGCATCGTTTTTACTATTCTTCTGCCACCGCTGGGTGTGTTACTGGGGAAAGGCCTCGGTGGAGCATTTATTCTGAATATTATTCTGACGCTGTTAGGTTATTTTCCTGGGCTGGTGCATGCGTTTTGGGTACAGACGAAAGACGATGGCCTGTAATGGCTGAGCGGTCTGACCGACGATTATGATGAAATAACGGGGAGGCAACGGGCCTCCCCTGACTTTTTGCGTATGGGGAGGACAGGCGATTAATAATAGCCAATCAATTTCCACCACATTAAGCCGACGATAAAAATCAGGGCGACGTTAAACGTGACGATGCAGAAATTGATTTTATAAAAACGGTGCCGTTCAAAATATCCCTGAGCAAAATAGATGGGGCCAGGGCCGCCGCCATACTCGGTATTCCCCCACATCAGGTTGCTAAAAATACCAAAACAGATGGCGACCATCATGGGCGGGGCACCTGCGGCTATCGCGGTGGCGGCGAAGGGCGCATAGAGTGCGGCCACGTGGCCAGAGGCGGTAGCAAACAGGTAGTGCACATAAATATACAGGATGCCGAGAATAACGAAGGTTTCCATCGCGCCGAAACCCTGTATGGAGTTACCCAGCTTAACGGTCATCCATTTAATGAAACCAAGGTCAGACAGCCCTGCGGCGAGGCTGATAATGACGCTAAACCAGATGACGGTATCCCAGGCTGCGCGATCGTTAAGTACCTCTTTCCACTGTACGGCTTGCGTAACGAACAGGTAGGCGACCAATGCCAACCCGACGGACGTGGCAGAGAAACCGGTGATCAGACTGGTACCCCAGCCAAGCAGTGCGAGAACAAAGCCAAAGGCCACTTTTTTCTCTGCCGGTTTCATGCTCCCCAATTCTGCCAGCGACCGACGTCCCATCTCTTTGGCTTCTGGCGTTTTTTTCAGTTCCGGATTCAGTATTTTGTAAACCAGCAGCGGCATCAGGCAGAAACAGCACATGGCGGGGACGACGGCGGCAATAAACCAGCCGCCCCAGGTAATATCCACACCTAATGAGGTTTTCGCCAGGCTGCCAACGAGTGGGTTGGCGGCCATGCCGGTGAGGAAAATGGCACCGGTGATTGGGGTAAACTGAAAGCAGACCATGATCAGAAAGTCGCCGATCTTTTTACCGCTGACGCCGGGTGTTGAGCCTAATACTTCATTAATCGAACGTGCGATGGGAAAGATAATTCCCCCTGATCGCGCGGTGACGGAGGGCATGGCAGGTGCCATGATGAGATCGGAAACGCCCAGTGAATACGCGATTCCCAGGCTGCTTCCGCCGAATAGCGACAGCATTTTGTAGGCAATACGTTTTCCCAATCCGGATGTCACAAAACCCAGAGAGAGAATGTAGGCACAGAAGATGAGCCAGACAGTGCCGCTGGAAAAACCGGCCAGCGCTTTGGCTTCGGTTAAGGTGCCGGTGAAGATGGTCACGCAAAGGACAAGCAGCATGATTGCGCCCGACGGCAACGGCTGCGTCAGTATCGCTGCGATGGTGGCGGCAAAAATCGCGAACATATGCCAGGCTTGCGGCGTAAGGCCACTGGGGACCGGAGAAAACCAGATAATCAATCCCAGCAGGAGAGGAATAATAACCGCGACTATTTTTTTCTTGGTGGATGATTCGGATGACATAGCGCCTCCTTAATCGTGCAAATAATGGTTATCCGCCATCATTTCCGGCAACAGAGAGCCTGCCCAGACGCGTTATTATTCTGCGTCTGGGAATGTATTGAGCTCAGTCTGTTAATAAGGGTGATGCGGGATAATCACCGGTGATTAATAGTTTCTTTCCGTTTTATTTAATACCTGATCCACCATTTCAGGGGCGCTCCCCAAATAATTGACGGGGTTGGTCAGGTCGTTGATTAATTTAGGGTCGAGTCGGCTGGCGACGCTTGGCATGGCATTGAGCACGTCGGCCAGCGTACCGCCTTTCTCATTTACGATGCGGCAGGCATCGTAGACGATGTCGTGCGCTTCCTGACGGCCAATATAGGGTGCCAGCCCCATCATCACGGCTTCTGCCACAATCAGGCCGTTGGTCATGTTGAGGTTTTTCAGCATCATTTTCTCATCGACAATGAGGCCGTTTAGCATGAATTTGGCTTGATGAAGTGCGCCAGCGGAGAGAATGAAACTTTCCGGGATGGCAATCCACTCTGCGTGCCAGGGGCCTGTGGCACGTTCCAGATCCTGTACCATTGCATCCAGCATCAATCCTGCCTGTTGGCGAACGCCTTTAGCGCAGGCCAGCATCAGTTCGCTGGAGATCGGATTACGCTTTTGCGGCATGGTGCTGCTGGCTCCACGGCCTTTGACAAACGGTTCATACAGTTCGCCGAATTCGTTGGAGGCCATCAGCATGACGTCATAGCCAATCTTCCCTAATGAGCCCGTTATTACCGCCAGCAGGTTGACGGCTTCGGCAAACCCATCACGGGCAACATGCCAGGTTGAGGTGGGGACGCCCAGACCGAGTTCCGCCATCAGCGCTTTTTGTACCGCGAGTCCTTTATCTCCCAACGAGGCCAGTGTGCCGGCTGCGCCTGCAAATTCGCCTACCAGCACGCGCGGGCGCAGCTGTGCAAGGCGCTCCGCATGGCGGTCGAACATATCCAGCCAGATGGCGGCTTTGTAGCCGAACGTAATCGGCAGCGCCTGTTGCAAATGGGTTCGTCCCGCCATTGGCGTATTGCGGTAACGTGCAGCCAGTCCGGCCAAAATAGAACGTAGCGTATCGATATCCGCTTCAATTAACGCGAAGGCATCACGGATTTGCAGTACGACGGCCGTATCCATGATGTCCTGTGTTGTGGCGCCCCAGTGGACATAACCGCCAGATTGACCCGCCTGTTTGGAAATCTGATGCACCAGCGGCAGGATCGGGTAGCCCACAATTTCTGTTTCGTGGCGCAGCAGTTCAAAATCGAGCGTGTCGGCATTGCAACTGGCCGTGATTTCTGCGGCGGCCTCCTCGGGGATGACGCCACAGTGTGCCTGCGCATTGGCGAGTGCGATTTCGACTTCCACATACTTACGGATGAGTTCACGATCGTCGAAGATTGCCCGCATTTCCGGGGTACCAAATGAATCACGGAAGAGAACTGAATCAAGCACATTCGAAGCCATAATGCCTCCTGAAGCAAATGTATTAGTGATAAGATGCAGGCCGTATCCGCGATAAGATTAAGCGTGCTTACCCTGATAGCGACATGGCCTGAAAAGGTTATATGTGCAGACATGCTTACTTGTCCGTACATGTTGTGTTTATAACAGCATGTACGGACAAGTTAGGGAAGTGGTTGAATGTCATTTTGTGATGCAGGGCATCAATATTGATTAAGAGCGTGAGCCGATGAAAGAACCCTTGTATAAGCGCATTGCCCGTGAACTCAGCCAAAACATTACATTAGGCAAGTATCCGGCGGGGTCGTTGATCCCCTCCGAGCTGGAGCTCTGTGAGCAGTATCAGGTGAGCCGACATACCGTCAGGGAGGCACTGCGCGATCTGACGGAGGCGGGGTTGGTCTCTCGTCGCAAGGGCGTGGGTTCAGTCGTTGTCGATAATGATGAAAAGCGCGAACGCAATCATCCTCTGGCCAGCCTTGAAGATCTGTTCGTGCTGGCAAAAACCAACCTGCGCGTAGTGAAGAAGATTGATGAAGTCGTGGCGGATGTGGAACTGGCGCAGATTATCGGCGGCAAACCAGGCGATCGCTGGTTGCATATTGCCAGCATTCGTGAAGACAGCCAGAAAAAAGACGCCCCGATATGCTGGACTGATAGCTACGTTAGCCCGGATTATGCCAAGGTCAAAAGTCTGGTACGCAGCGATCCATTTGCTCTGATTAGCGATTTGATTGAAAAGCATTATGGCGTGCAGGGGGAAGAAGTACGCCAGACGATTTCTGCCGTTGGCGTACCGGCCAAAATATCGAAAACGCTGGGCGTTGACGCAGGCTATCCGGCATTAAAGATTGTCCGTCACTATCTGGATCGTTCGGGGAACGTGTTTGAAACCACGGTATCGATTCATCCGGCGGACCGATATACCTGCTCTATTACGCTGAAACGCCAAACGGGAAACTGAACATAATCCGGTTGATACCTGATTGAAGACGGCGGTTTCCTGTGGAAATGTGCCTGCATAATGAAAGCAGGCACATGCCTTGTGGTTATTGTGTGCTTACCACCTGATTACGCCCTTGCTGTTTTGCCTGATAAAGTGCGATATCGGCGCGGTTAATCAGCATGCTGAGCGTCTCGCCTGCCCGATATTCCGCAACGCCGCAGCTAGCTGTTACCTGAATGAGGCCTTCACGATAGGGAAGGGGGGCGATCTCAATGCTGTGGCGTAGGGCTTCGGCCCGTTGCTGCGCGGCGTTGAGATCGCAATCGTCGAGCAAAATGACGAACTCTTCTCCTCCCCAACGGCAGGATTGATCGCTGGAGCGGGTATTGGTCGACAAAATAGCGGAAACCTCTTTTAAAACCATATCCCCCACGTTGTGGCCGTACTTGTCATTGATTTTTTTGAAGTGGTCAATATCAATGAGAATAATGGAGAGCGATTTGTGCTGTAAGGCATTTTTCGTCCCAAGGCGACGGAATAGGTAATCAAATGCCTGACGGTTCATGAGGCCCGTTAATTTATCGGTTGTTGCCATCTGTTCCAGACGGCGTTGGTAGCCGCCAATGGTCAACCACAGTAGGAAGAGGAAGAGAACGCTGACAAACGTGCTGATTCCCAGGTTTTTTAGCAGCGTGGCGAATAGCCGTTTTTCACTGGGATGACTGGTTTGCTCCACCATCAAATACCAGCCGAATTCAGGGATGAGCCGGGT
Proteins encoded in this region:
- the mtfA gene encoding DgsA anti-repressor MtfA → MIKWPWKNTQPQVQTLEHWQAAISIPLLAPLSDEELQQLVTLADQFLKQKRLIPLQELALTEIMQQRIALLFSLPVLSLGMDALDGFHEVLVYPGPFIVEEEWQDDIGLVHTGKIVQSGQSWDQGPIVLNWQEVQDSFDLSGFNLIIHEVAHKLDIRSSGEATGVPLIPLREIAVWEQHLHGAMDALQEEIDLVGEEAASMDPYAVHDPAECFAVLSEYFFSAPELLDERFPELYRCFQKFYRQDPLARLKSWQSSTNYRAPSIY
- a CDS encoding lysozyme inhibitor LprI family protein, which encodes MKKFAIALFALLPLTQVAAADCGNASTQLDMSQCAADEYKKVDGELNRLYQDVVKRLVIEEHKALLKSAQRKWIAYRDADCEFQTFPTEGGSLHGMLYSQCLTQKTAERVKEFKSMLSCKEGDLSCPL
- a CDS encoding YolA family protein, whose product is MKKKFAFPLLLSLTTIFSAYAYSETSSLNDKEGPPVKFAETAFAQLDGSNSVLSISETREAPAQNGALRAPAPPLSRIAIYAVGSSNCNWEYMTTVGQFSTTCDHGGAQLRVAVQEIGYGGNAIAWMNSGQLANSKNYQNDSICVVGTSYVFPCPVGGTVVGWMKYYNLDGSQNGIFKFQDTSINAPWNTLYTQISIQ
- a CDS encoding YqaE/Pmp3 family membrane protein, with product MGFWRIVFTILLPPLGVLLGKGLGGAFILNIILTLLGYFPGLVHAFWVQTKDDGL
- a CDS encoding DASS family sodium-coupled anion symporter codes for the protein MSSESSTKKKIVAVIIPLLLGLIIWFSPVPSGLTPQAWHMFAIFAATIAAILTQPLPSGAIMLLVLCVTIFTGTLTEAKALAGFSSGTVWLIFCAYILSLGFVTSGLGKRIAYKMLSLFGGSSLGIAYSLGVSDLIMAPAMPSVTARSGGIIFPIARSINEVLGSTPGVSGKKIGDFLIMVCFQFTPITGAIFLTGMAANPLVGSLAKTSLGVDITWGGWFIAAVVPAMCCFCLMPLLVYKILNPELKKTPEAKEMGRRSLAELGSMKPAEKKVAFGFVLALLGWGTSLITGFSATSVGLALVAYLFVTQAVQWKEVLNDRAAWDTVIWFSVIISLAAGLSDLGFIKWMTVKLGNSIQGFGAMETFVILGILYIYVHYLFATASGHVAALYAPFAATAIAAGAPPMMVAICFGIFSNLMWGNTEYGGGPGPIYFAQGYFERHRFYKINFCIVTFNVALIFIVGLMWWKLIGYY
- the pcaB gene encoding 3-carboxy-cis,cis-muconate cycloisomerase, with the translated sequence MASNVLDSVLFRDSFGTPEMRAIFDDRELIRKYVEVEIALANAQAHCGVIPEEAAAEITASCNADTLDFELLRHETEIVGYPILPLVHQISKQAGQSGGYVHWGATTQDIMDTAVVLQIRDAFALIEADIDTLRSILAGLAARYRNTPMAGRTHLQQALPITFGYKAAIWLDMFDRHAERLAQLRPRVLVGEFAGAAGTLASLGDKGLAVQKALMAELGLGVPTSTWHVARDGFAEAVNLLAVITGSLGKIGYDVMLMASNEFGELYEPFVKGRGASSTMPQKRNPISSELMLACAKGVRQQAGLMLDAMVQDLERATGPWHAEWIAIPESFILSAGALHQAKFMLNGLIVDEKMMLKNLNMTNGLIVAEAVMMGLAPYIGRQEAHDIVYDACRIVNEKGGTLADVLNAMPSVASRLDPKLINDLTNPVNYLGSAPEMVDQVLNKTERNY
- a CDS encoding GntR family transcriptional regulator, translating into MKEPLYKRIARELSQNITLGKYPAGSLIPSELELCEQYQVSRHTVREALRDLTEAGLVSRRKGVGSVVVDNDEKRERNHPLASLEDLFVLAKTNLRVVKKIDEVVADVELAQIIGGKPGDRWLHIASIREDSQKKDAPICWTDSYVSPDYAKVKSLVRSDPFALISDLIEKHYGVQGEEVRQTISAVGVPAKISKTLGVDAGYPALKIVRHYLDRSGNVFETTVSIHPADRYTCSITLKRQTGN